The following are from one region of the Polynucleobacter sp. MWH-CaK5 genome:
- the gpmA gene encoding 2,3-diphosphoglycerate-dependent phosphoglycerate mutase, with protein MKQLVLIRHGESQWNLENRFTGWVDVDLTPTGIQQAIKAGESLKAAGYDFDIAYTSVLKRAIRTLWHAQEAMDRLWLPVVHSWRLNERHYGALAGLNKTETAAKYGDEQVHIWRRSYDVRPPLLDPNDPRTSFNDPRYSKLKKEEIPLGECLKDNVARVLPLWEESIAPALRSGKRVLIAAHGNSIRSLVKYLDDVSDSDIMEINIPNGVPLVYELDDNLKPIKHFYLEK; from the coding sequence ATGAAACAACTCGTACTTATCCGCCATGGCGAATCCCAGTGGAACCTAGAAAACCGTTTTACCGGTTGGGTTGATGTTGATTTAACCCCTACCGGCATCCAGCAAGCTATCAAAGCTGGAGAGAGTTTAAAGGCTGCCGGGTATGATTTTGACATTGCTTACACATCTGTGCTGAAAAGGGCTATCAGAACCCTTTGGCATGCCCAAGAAGCCATGGATAGGCTTTGGTTGCCAGTCGTGCACAGCTGGCGCTTAAATGAGCGTCATTATGGTGCTCTTGCCGGTCTAAATAAGACTGAGACGGCCGCCAAATATGGCGATGAGCAGGTTCACATCTGGAGAAGGTCTTACGACGTTAGACCCCCTTTACTAGATCCAAACGATCCAAGAACATCATTTAATGATCCTCGTTACTCAAAACTCAAAAAAGAAGAAATTCCTTTGGGCGAATGCTTGAAAGACAACGTGGCTCGTGTTTTACCCCTTTGGGAGGAATCAATTGCCCCAGCGTTGCGCTCTGGCAAGAGAGTTTTGATCGCAGCCCATGGCAATAGTATTCGTTCCCTAGTAAAGTACCTAGACGACGTATCTGATTCAGACATCATGGAAATCAATATTCCTAACGGAGTACCTCTTGTTTACGAATTAGATGACAACTTAAAACCAATTAAACATTTTTACTTAGAAAAATAA
- the coxB gene encoding cytochrome c oxidase subunit II, which translates to MKHRTSLVGLLFGLVSSLYANFALAINDMPGGPSRFQLNLQPAATKVAEEVAYLHWMMLIICAVIFVAVFGVMFYSIFKHRKSLGHKAASFHESTTVEIIWTVVPLIIVIAMALPATKTVVAMKDTTNADITIKVTGYQWKWGYDYIKGEGEGISFLQTLTTPREQINNQAEKSTTYLVDVDNEMVVPVGKKIRMVTTANDVIHSWTIPAFGVKQDAIPGFVRDTWFRAEKLGTFYGQCSELCGKEHAFMPIAVKVVTDAEYTTWVAGKKKQMASLADDPTKTFTMDELKQRGEKVYASNCAACHMPNGKGAGAFPGLDGSKVVLGAKEAQYKILLQGKGAMPKWTQLNDVELAAVMTYTRNAWGNKTGELIQPKDFSTARAAK; encoded by the coding sequence ATGAAACATCGCACATCACTGGTCGGTTTGCTATTTGGTTTGGTGAGCTCGCTATACGCTAATTTTGCTTTGGCTATCAATGACATGCCTGGCGGCCCTTCAAGATTTCAGTTAAATCTTCAGCCTGCAGCGACCAAAGTTGCTGAAGAGGTAGCCTACCTTCACTGGATGATGTTGATCATCTGTGCGGTTATTTTTGTGGCTGTATTTGGCGTGATGTTTTATTCAATTTTCAAGCACCGCAAATCTTTGGGTCACAAAGCTGCAAGCTTCCATGAAAGCACAACAGTAGAAATCATTTGGACAGTGGTTCCTTTGATCATTGTTATTGCGATGGCATTGCCAGCAACTAAAACAGTGGTTGCGATGAAAGACACAACTAACGCTGATATCACCATCAAGGTGACTGGTTATCAGTGGAAGTGGGGCTACGATTACATCAAGGGTGAAGGCGAAGGCATTTCATTCTTGCAAACTTTGACAACTCCTCGTGAGCAGATCAACAACCAAGCTGAAAAATCAACAACATATTTGGTTGATGTTGATAACGAGATGGTTGTGCCTGTTGGCAAAAAAATTCGTATGGTCACAACAGCTAATGATGTGATTCATTCATGGACCATTCCAGCATTTGGCGTTAAGCAAGATGCGATTCCAGGTTTCGTTCGCGACACTTGGTTCAGAGCTGAAAAATTGGGTACCTTCTACGGTCAGTGTTCAGAGCTTTGCGGTAAAGAGCACGCATTCATGCCAATCGCTGTGAAGGTTGTGACGGATGCAGAGTACACAACATGGGTTGCTGGTAAGAAAAAGCAAATGGCTTCTTTGGCTGATGATCCAACAAAAACTTTCACAATGGATGAGTTAAAGCAACGTGGTGAAAAAGTTTATGCATCTAACTGTGCAGCTTGCCATATGCCTAACGGTAAAGGTGCTGGCGCATTCCCAGGTTTAGATGGATCTAAAGTTGTCTTGGGTGCAAAAGAAGCTCAGTACAAGATTTTGTTACAAGGTAAGGGCGCAATGCCAAAGTGGACTCAATTGAATGACGTTGAGTTGGCTGCAGTTATGACATACACACGTAATGCTTGGGGTAATAAGACTGGTGAATTAATCCAGCCTAAAGACTTCTCAACAGCACGTGCAGCAAAATAA
- a CDS encoding NAD(P)H-dependent glycerol-3-phosphate dehydrogenase — protein MKHIYFLGAGAWGSAMAMHASKNKKGLPVTLWSRSSELAENIRATGFNQQYLQGIQLPAELLISSDWSQLFEACTEEDLLFIATPVSGLKETVDQLLKLQQIPKNWVWLCKGLEPKTSLMPHQVIARELSLALANDRGIKTAVLSGPSFASEVAKGMPCALTVASDSNELITLVQDALHHGNMRIYGSNDIVGVELGGAIKNVLAIATGIGDGLGLGLNARAALLTRGLAEMMRLMTAMGGKSETAMGLTGVGDLILTATGDLSRNRRVGLQLATGKKLPEILKNLGHVAEGVLCAQAVSDLAKSKGIEMPITQMVCEVLFKELDAAAAVKLLMGRDAKSEA, from the coding sequence ATGAAGCACATTTATTTTCTTGGGGCAGGTGCATGGGGAAGCGCTATGGCCATGCATGCCTCAAAAAATAAAAAAGGACTCCCAGTTACTTTGTGGAGTCGCTCTTCAGAGCTTGCCGAAAACATTCGAGCAACAGGCTTTAATCAACAGTATCTTCAAGGCATTCAATTACCCGCTGAACTTTTGATCAGTAGTGATTGGAGTCAGTTATTTGAAGCCTGTACTGAAGAAGACTTGTTGTTCATCGCAACCCCTGTTTCTGGTTTAAAAGAAACGGTTGATCAACTCTTAAAACTTCAACAGATTCCAAAAAATTGGGTTTGGTTATGCAAGGGTTTAGAGCCAAAGACTTCATTGATGCCACATCAAGTGATTGCACGTGAGTTAAGTCTTGCGTTAGCTAATGATCGTGGAATTAAAACAGCCGTTTTATCAGGCCCTAGTTTTGCTTCAGAGGTTGCAAAGGGAATGCCCTGTGCACTGACAGTTGCAAGTGATTCAAATGAATTAATTACCTTGGTTCAAGATGCTTTGCACCATGGCAATATGCGCATTTATGGCAGCAACGATATTGTTGGCGTTGAATTGGGTGGCGCTATCAAAAACGTTTTAGCCATTGCAACAGGTATTGGTGATGGCTTGGGCTTGGGCTTGAATGCCAGAGCTGCTTTATTGACCCGTGGTTTGGCAGAGATGATGCGTTTGATGACGGCCATGGGTGGTAAATCTGAAACAGCCATGGGTTTGACTGGAGTGGGTGATTTGATTTTGACCGCTACTGGCGATCTATCAAGAAATCGACGTGTTGGCCTTCAGTTGGCCACAGGAAAAAAATTACCAGAAATACTGAAGAATCTAGGACACGTTGCAGAGGGAGTGTTGTGTGCTCAAGCTGTGAGTGATCTTGCAAAGTCTAAAGGCATTGAAATGCCGATCACACAAATGGTGTGTGAAGTGTTGTTCAAAGAGTTGGATGCCGCAGCAGCGGTTAAGTTATTGATGGGTAGAGACGCCAAGTCTGAAGCTTAA
- a CDS encoding ComF family protein yields the protein MSQTKLHQRGFNQSWELCKLFSRKLKIKTNWKALNRIHLDGDQVAATKQERAQRLINVFSIDPNGIELIKNKRIVLIDDVMTTGATLSVVAKLLKDFGAQSVHNWVILRTPNKSPC from the coding sequence ATGAGCCAGACAAAACTTCATCAAAGAGGCTTTAATCAATCATGGGAACTGTGCAAACTATTTTCAAGAAAACTGAAGATAAAAACCAATTGGAAAGCGCTGAATAGAATTCATCTAGATGGCGATCAAGTTGCAGCGACCAAACAAGAGCGTGCTCAACGCTTGATCAATGTTTTCTCCATTGATCCCAATGGGATTGAGCTCATTAAAAATAAACGAATTGTTTTAATTGATGATGTCATGACCACGGGTGCCACTTTGAGCGTTGTTGCAAAATTACTTAAAGATTTTGGAGCGCAAAGTGTTCATAATTGGGTCATTCTCAGAACACCGAATAAATCACCATGCTAA
- a CDS encoding S41 family peptidase gives MRRSIKSIALVCSGLIAGVALTLQLSATAQQGSSSLPLDELRNLSNVFGQIKRDYVESVDDKRLLTDAIKGMVSGLDPHSSYLDKKDFAEMQEHTQGKFAGLGIEITSEDGIVKILNPIEDTPAAKAGLLSGDLITRLDDKPVRGMTLDQAVRRMRGEPGTKITLTIFRKSEDRTFPITITRAEIKVQSVKAKFIEPGIAYVRITSFQERTIPDLAKKLNELAAENPQLKGLVLDLRNNGGGLLQGAVGVSAAFLPTDTLIVSTKGQTEEAKQVFKSTFDNYRLSESNDALAQLSPAFKKVPLVVLVNAFSASASEIVAGALQDHKRATIIGKTTFGKGSVQTVRPLSADSALKLTTAYYYTPTGKSIQAFGIKPDIAVDQNAEGDPDDVLITREIDSEKHLKNKQSSEEKLIKDREQRRLEELQRIEELNAKKTPEQKEKDRKKRPAEFGSAEDFMLTQAAAYLKGQPIKKSKSRLE, from the coding sequence ATGCGCCGCTCGATCAAGAGTATTGCCCTCGTTTGCTCAGGTTTGATTGCTGGAGTTGCACTAACTTTGCAACTTTCAGCAACGGCTCAACAAGGAAGCTCCTCATTACCGCTAGATGAACTTCGCAATCTTTCAAATGTATTTGGTCAAATCAAACGTGATTACGTTGAATCAGTTGATGACAAACGTTTATTGACTGATGCCATCAAAGGCATGGTCAGCGGTCTTGATCCACACTCATCTTATTTGGATAAAAAAGATTTTGCAGAAATGCAAGAACATACCCAAGGTAAATTTGCTGGCTTAGGCATTGAAATCACTTCTGAAGATGGCATTGTCAAAATCCTTAATCCAATTGAAGATACGCCTGCAGCAAAAGCCGGCCTTTTATCTGGTGACTTGATCACTCGTTTGGATGACAAGCCTGTGCGCGGCATGACACTTGATCAAGCTGTGCGTCGCATGCGCGGTGAGCCAGGCACAAAAATTACTTTAACCATTTTCAGAAAAAGTGAAGATAGAACTTTCCCAATCACCATCACCCGTGCTGAAATTAAAGTTCAGTCTGTTAAAGCTAAATTTATTGAACCTGGCATTGCCTACGTTCGCATCACCAGCTTCCAAGAAAGAACCATTCCGGATTTAGCCAAGAAGTTAAATGAGTTGGCTGCAGAAAATCCTCAATTAAAAGGCTTGGTGCTTGATCTTAGAAATAATGGCGGCGGTCTATTGCAAGGTGCCGTTGGAGTTTCAGCTGCCTTCTTGCCAACAGATACTCTGATTGTTTCTACCAAAGGTCAAACAGAAGAAGCCAAACAAGTATTTAAATCAACTTTTGATAACTATCGTTTATCAGAAAGCAATGATGCTCTAGCGCAGCTATCCCCGGCTTTCAAGAAAGTACCTTTGGTTGTTCTTGTGAATGCCTTCTCTGCATCAGCCTCAGAAATTGTTGCTGGCGCATTACAAGATCACAAACGCGCAACCATCATTGGTAAAACAACTTTTGGTAAAGGTTCGGTGCAAACTGTTCGCCCATTGAGTGCAGACTCAGCTCTGAAACTAACAACGGCTTACTATTACACGCCAACGGGCAAATCAATCCAAGCATTTGGCATCAAACCAGATATTGCTGTTGATCAAAATGCTGAAGGTGATCCTGACGATGTATTGATCACTCGCGAAATTGATAGTGAAAAGCATCTTAAGAATAAGCAATCTTCTGAAGAGAAGTTAATCAAAGATCGCGAACAGCGTCGCCTTGAAGAGTTACAACGCATTGAAGAGTTGAATGCCAAGAAAACACCTGAGCAAAAAGAGAAGGACCGCAAAAAGCGTCCGGCTGAGTTTGGTTCAGCCGAAGACTTCATGCTCACTCAGGCCGCTGCTTACTTAAAAGGTCAACCAATTAAAAAATCCAAGTCTCGCTTGGAATAA
- a CDS encoding cytochrome oxidase small assembly protein: MTTSEQKTQNPSANNRRLGLVLLTVAIAFFVGIVAKKMIFG, from the coding sequence ATGACAACATCAGAACAAAAAACACAAAATCCAAGCGCGAACAATCGTCGCTTGGGTCTTGTGTTGTTAACGGTTGCAATCGCCTTCTTCGTGGGTATTGTTGCTAAGAAAATGATATTCGGCTGA
- a CDS encoding rhodanese-like domain-containing protein — MDFFTNTNNLLLLATLITSGLALALPQIMGRLNKQLLSVHESVQLINQRQAQILDIRTAEEYKAGHIANSKHLPLSELDSGLKQAKIDSNKPIILVCLSGTRANTALAKLKKAGCKDVVCMEGGISAWNQAGMPLIKQK, encoded by the coding sequence ATGGACTTCTTTACAAATACAAATAATTTATTACTTCTTGCCACCCTGATTACATCAGGATTGGCCTTGGCATTGCCCCAGATCATGGGCCGCCTTAACAAACAGTTGCTCAGCGTGCATGAGTCTGTGCAGCTGATTAATCAGCGTCAAGCGCAGATTTTGGATATCCGCACCGCTGAAGAATACAAAGCAGGACACATTGCAAATTCTAAGCATTTGCCACTTTCTGAGCTTGATTCAGGCTTAAAACAAGCAAAAATTGATAGCAATAAGCCTATCATTTTAGTTTGTTTGAGCGGAACTAGAGCAAATACTGCCCTTGCAAAGCTTAAAAAAGCTGGCTGTAAGGACGTTGTTTGCATGGAAGGTGGAATTTCTGCTTGGAATCAAGCAGGTATGCCGCTCATTAAGCAAAAGTAA
- a CDS encoding cytochrome c oxidase assembly protein has protein sequence MAFNLAQYNRQMLVKLAVISVAMFAFGYALIPMYRVLCEVTGINVVTSKNNYGTRAVGAADKNTQVDTSRLITIEFDSNTQGPFRFRSVKNSMQVHPGEMMQVVYEVVNTQNRNISAQAIPSYAPMQATEHFTKLECFCFDEQTLKPNESREMPVVFIIDPALPKGIKNITLSYTFFEVGAGQKVITGEHNSKPSKI, from the coding sequence ATGGCATTTAACCTGGCCCAATACAATCGTCAAATGCTGGTCAAGCTCGCTGTTATCAGTGTGGCCATGTTTGCTTTTGGGTATGCATTGATTCCAATGTACAGAGTTTTGTGTGAGGTGACTGGCATCAATGTGGTGACCAGTAAAAATAACTACGGCACTCGTGCTGTTGGTGCCGCTGATAAAAATACTCAAGTTGATACCTCACGCTTGATCACGATAGAGTTTGATTCAAATACTCAAGGGCCGTTTAGATTTCGCTCAGTAAAAAACTCAATGCAAGTGCATCCTGGTGAAATGATGCAGGTTGTTTATGAGGTGGTTAATACTCAAAATAGAAATATTTCAGCACAAGCTATTCCAAGTTATGCGCCGATGCAGGCCACGGAGCATTTCACGAAGTTGGAGTGCTTCTGTTTTGACGAACAAACTTTGAAGCCGAATGAATCAAGAGAAATGCCAGTGGTGTTCATCATTGATCCGGCTTTACCAAAAGGTATTAAAAATATTACTTTGTCATACACATTCTTTGAAGTTGGTGCTGGTCAAAAAGTGATCACTGGTGAGCACAACAGCAAGCCTTCAAAGATTTAA
- a CDS encoding HesA/MoeB/ThiF family protein — MNDQELLRYSRHILLDDIGIEGQEKILSSHVVVIGAGGLGSAAAPYLAAAGVGKITLIDHDVVDLTNLQRQIMHKQNSIGMPKVSSAKNMLQELNPNLNVVALEQKVTAELLDELLPNTTVVLDCTDNFTSRHLINAACVKHKTPLVSGAAIRFDGQLTVIDPRQKGTPCYACLFPKDQKFDEVQCSTMGVFSPLVGIIGAMQSAQALQVITGVGKSLCGKLLLWDARSTQIDTIELHQRDNCEVCSNN; from the coding sequence ATGAACGATCAGGAACTTCTACGATACTCACGCCACATTCTTCTGGATGATATTGGCATTGAGGGCCAAGAAAAGATCCTGTCATCCCATGTTGTTGTGATTGGTGCAGGCGGTCTTGGTTCAGCAGCCGCACCTTACTTAGCAGCAGCTGGCGTTGGCAAAATCACATTGATTGATCATGACGTGGTGGATTTGACCAATCTTCAACGTCAAATCATGCACAAACAAAATTCTATTGGCATGCCCAAGGTGAGCTCTGCAAAAAACATGTTGCAAGAGCTCAACCCCAATCTCAATGTGGTCGCTCTTGAACAAAAAGTCACTGCTGAGTTATTGGATGAACTTTTACCGAACACCACCGTTGTTTTAGATTGCACAGATAACTTCACAAGTCGTCATTTGATCAATGCTGCATGCGTGAAACACAAAACCCCTTTGGTGAGTGGTGCAGCCATTCGTTTTGATGGTCAGTTAACGGTCATCGATCCAAGACAAAAAGGCACGCCTTGTTACGCGTGTTTATTTCCAAAAGATCAAAAGTTTGATGAGGTGCAATGTTCAACCATGGGAGTTTTTTCACCATTGGTTGGCATCATTGGCGCAATGCAATCAGCTCAGGCACTTCAAGTGATCACAGGCGTTGGCAAATCTCTTTGTGGAAAATTACTGCTGTGGGATGCAAGATCCACTCAGATTGACACGATTGAGTTACATCAACGTGATAACTGCGAAGTTTGTTCAAACAATTAA
- the secB gene encoding protein-export chaperone SecB yields the protein MTEAVNGEMGQDPSFQIQRVYLKDISLEQPNAPEILLNQGEPKLEVQVDIQANQLDDVNFHVTLIGSVTTKIEDKVLFLVEAQQSGIFEIRNMPEEQISPLLAIACPTILFPYLRANIADMISRAGFQPVHLAEINFHALYEQRMAQGGQAQASNDSGIILPN from the coding sequence ATGACAGAAGCAGTCAATGGTGAAATGGGCCAAGACCCAAGTTTTCAAATTCAGCGCGTTTATCTAAAAGATATTTCTCTAGAGCAGCCGAATGCTCCAGAGATTTTGTTGAATCAAGGCGAGCCAAAATTAGAAGTTCAAGTGGATATTCAAGCCAATCAATTGGATGATGTTAATTTTCACGTTACTTTGATTGGCAGCGTTACAACCAAGATTGAAGACAAGGTGCTCTTTTTGGTAGAGGCTCAGCAATCAGGTATTTTTGAAATTCGCAATATGCCTGAAGAGCAAATCAGTCCTTTGTTGGCAATTGCTTGCCCAACCATTCTGTTCCCATATTTGCGCGCAAACATTGCGGACATGATCAGTCGCGCAGGATTCCAACCAGTTCATTTGGCTGAAATTAATTTCCATGCTTTGTACGAGCAACGCATGGCCCAGGGTGGTCAAGCTCAAGCTTCAAACGACAGCGGAATTATTCTGCCTAACTGA
- the grxC gene encoding glutaredoxin 3 codes for MTKITMYSTRVCPYCIMAERLLVSKGVEITEKILVDEDPVRREEMMSRTGRRTVPQIFIGETHVGGFDDLSALDKAGKLDPLLGK; via the coding sequence ATGACAAAAATTACCATGTACAGCACCAGAGTGTGCCCCTATTGCATCATGGCTGAGAGGCTGTTGGTTTCAAAAGGTGTCGAAATCACAGAAAAAATCTTGGTCGATGAAGATCCAGTGCGTCGTGAAGAAATGATGAGCAGAACTGGGCGTCGCACAGTGCCGCAAATTTTTATTGGTGAAACACATGTTGGTGGTTTTGATGATCTATCAGCATTGGATAAAGCAGGTAAATTAGACCCATTATTGGGCAAGTAA
- a CDS encoding DUF2970 domain-containing protein yields MMFLISMRAVLWGFLGVRKRSGQDADMASVTFVHIVLAGVLGAIIFMTILLFIVKAVVSN; encoded by the coding sequence ATGATGTTTTTAATCTCCATGAGAGCAGTTTTATGGGGGTTTTTAGGAGTAAGAAAGAGGTCTGGTCAGGATGCTGATATGGCGTCTGTGACTTTTGTTCACATTGTGCTTGCTGGTGTTTTGGGCGCAATTATTTTTATGACAATATTGTTGTTCATTGTCAAAGCAGTTGTATCGAATTGA
- the ctaD gene encoding cytochrome c oxidase subunit I, with translation MSTVSHAHDHHDDHAHDHPHGWRRWLYATNHKDIGTLYLLFSFFSLIAGGIMALGIRLELFQPGLQYIRPELFNQLTTMHGLVMVFGAIMPAFVGFANYMIPLQVGASDMAFARMNNFSFWIMPVAALLLLTSFLVPGGATAAGWTLYAPLSVQMGPGMDMAIFAIHLMGASSIMGSINIIVTILNMRAPGMTLMKMPMFCWTWLITAYLLIAVMPVLAGAITMVLTDRHFGTSFFSAAGGGDPVMYQHIFWFFGHPEVYIMILPAFGIISEVIPTFARKTLFGYSSMVYATASIAILSFIVWAHHMFATGMPVTGQLFFMYATMLIAVPTGVKIFNWIATMWKGSMTFETPMLWSIGFIFVFTMGGFTGLILAVAPIDILVQDTYYVVAHFHYVLVAGSLFALFAGFYYWAPKWTGHMVNEFRGKVHFWGSMIFFNVTFFPMHFLGLAGMPRRYADYPVQFADFNAIASIGSLGFGLMQIYFLLFVVLPTYRGGQKAADKPWDGANGLEWTIPSPAPFHTFETPPTVK, from the coding sequence ATGAGCACAGTAAGTCACGCACACGATCATCACGACGATCACGCACATGATCATCCGCATGGATGGAGACGTTGGTTATACGCCACCAACCATAAAGATATTGGTACGCTGTACCTGTTGTTTTCTTTCTTCAGCTTGATTGCTGGCGGCATCATGGCTTTGGGTATTCGCCTAGAGCTATTCCAGCCAGGTTTGCAATACATTCGTCCTGAGCTATTCAACCAGCTCACAACGATGCACGGTCTAGTGATGGTGTTTGGCGCGATCATGCCAGCCTTCGTGGGCTTCGCAAACTACATGATTCCATTGCAAGTAGGTGCCTCAGATATGGCATTTGCTCGTATGAATAACTTCAGCTTCTGGATCATGCCTGTTGCAGCGTTATTGCTTTTGACTTCATTCCTAGTTCCTGGTGGCGCAACTGCTGCTGGTTGGACTCTGTATGCACCCCTATCAGTGCAAATGGGTCCAGGTATGGACATGGCGATTTTTGCAATTCACTTGATGGGCGCTTCATCCATCATGGGTTCAATTAACATCATCGTGACAATTTTGAACATGCGCGCTCCTGGCATGACATTGATGAAGATGCCAATGTTCTGCTGGACATGGTTGATCACTGCTTATCTATTGATCGCTGTTATGCCTGTTTTGGCTGGTGCGATCACCATGGTTCTAACAGACCGTCACTTTGGTACTAGCTTCTTCTCAGCAGCTGGTGGTGGTGACCCTGTGATGTATCAGCATATTTTCTGGTTCTTCGGACACCCAGAGGTTTACATCATGATCTTGCCAGCGTTCGGCATCATCAGTGAAGTAATCCCAACATTTGCTCGTAAAACATTGTTCGGTTACAGCTCAATGGTTTATGCAACAGCTTCTATCGCGATTTTGTCTTTCATCGTTTGGGCGCACCACATGTTTGCAACAGGTATGCCTGTAACAGGTCAGTTGTTCTTCATGTACGCAACGATGTTGATCGCTGTTCCAACTGGCGTGAAGATCTTTAACTGGATCGCAACAATGTGGAAAGGTTCAATGACCTTTGAAACTCCAATGTTGTGGTCAATTGGTTTCATCTTCGTGTTCACAATGGGTGGTTTCACAGGCTTGATCTTGGCTGTTGCACCGATTGATATCTTGGTTCAAGACACATATTACGTTGTGGCTCACTTCCACTATGTTCTAGTAGCAGGTTCTTTGTTTGCTCTATTTGCAGGCTTCTACTACTGGGCGCCAAAGTGGACTGGTCACATGGTGAATGAGTTCCGCGGAAAAGTTCACTTCTGGGGCTCAATGATTTTCTTCAACGTTACATTCTTCCCGATGCACTTCTTGGGCCTTGCAGGTATGCCACGTCGTTATGCAGACTACCCAGTTCAGTTTGCTGACTTCAATGCAATCGCTTCTATCGGCTCACTTGGCTTTGGTTTGATGCAGATTTATTTCTTGTTGTTTGTGGTGTTGCCAACATACCGTGGCGGTCAAAAAGCAGCTGACAAGCCATGGGATGGTGCAAATGGTTTGGAGTGGACAATTCCTTCTCCAGCGCCGTTCCACACATTTGAAACTCCGCCAACGGTTAAGTAA
- the trmL gene encoding tRNA (uridine(34)/cytosine(34)/5-carboxymethylaminomethyluridine(34)-2'-O)-methyltransferase TrmL — MLNIVLVEPEIPPNTGNIIRLCANTGAQLHLIKPLGFPLEDKSMKRAGLDYHEYANMKVHESWADFLAQEKPEQDRMFALTTKGTGTLLKCQFQENDYLVFGSETRGLSQEIRDQFLPEKRVRLPMRANSRSLNLSNTVAVMVYEAWRQMDFKGGE, encoded by the coding sequence ATGCTAAATATCGTTCTTGTTGAACCAGAAATTCCACCTAACACGGGCAACATCATTCGCTTGTGCGCCAACACTGGAGCGCAACTTCATTTGATTAAACCCTTGGGCTTTCCCCTTGAGGACAAAAGCATGAAACGCGCGGGCTTGGATTATCACGAATACGCCAACATGAAAGTTCATGAAAGTTGGGCAGATTTTTTAGCGCAGGAAAAGCCTGAGCAAGATAGGATGTTTGCACTGACCACCAAAGGAACTGGAACGCTCCTCAAGTGTCAATTTCAAGAAAATGATTACTTGGTTTTTGGCTCCGAAACCAGAGGTCTATCACAAGAAATTCGCGATCAATTTCTTCCAGAAAAGCGTGTGCGTTTACCAATGAGAGCTAACAGTCGTAGTCTGAATCTATCAAACACTGTGGCAGTGATGGTTTATGAAGCTTGGCGCCAAATGGATTTCAAGGGTGGCGAATAG